Below is a genomic region from Raphanus sativus cultivar WK10039 chromosome 4, ASM80110v3, whole genome shotgun sequence.
tcatcaatgaaggtaaaTGAACGGGTTTGAAGCCCATCTCCCCACATCTCAAACCTATCTGTGGAGGTCAGAGCCTTCCTGCAGAAAGCAGCTGGAGCCTTCTCTCTTCCACCTACAAGTTAACAGCAAAATATTAAACAACAATAGTAATAAAGCAAATAACACCAAGCGCTCAAACACTGGagattgtttgtttgtttgtctgtCTGCTTTGCTTACCTTTCCATGTTCCAAAGGGACCGTAAATGTTGTGGAACCTTCCAATGCGGCACTCAATGCCAAAATCTTTGTTGTAATGCTTGCACAGCTCCTCCGTTGCAAGTTTCTCCAAACCATAAGCATCTTGAGGCTATAATAACAATACAACTCATggcttaaaaaaaaactctttcatCTTCAGGAAGAACATCTGAATGATATCACAAACCTCAGCAGGCCAAGCATCTGACTCCTTGAGGCTCACATTGGTAGTTTCCAGCTGCTTGAACTCCGGATAGATACATGCACTTGAAGCATAGAAGAACCTGAAACACACCCACAACAAAAAGTTCCAATCTTTAAACTCTGTAtacataaagaaaaaaagaaacagtagCTACAATTCTGACCTCTTGATCCCATTGATCCTAGCAGCCTCAATCATGTTGAAGCTAATCATGGTGTTATTATACATAATCACCGAGTGGTTGGACTGGATGAAACCCATACCACCCATATCAGCAGCCAAGTTAAAGACGTGATCAACGCCGTCAGTGACCTTGAGGCAATTCTCCATGACCCTGAGGTCAACGAGGTGGAACTCGTCGCAGAACATGTCCTCAGTCATGTGCTCATTCTTCTTCCAGTCAGAAGCAATGACGTAGTGCCCCTCGTGCTTCAAACGGCGAGCAATGTGGGAAGCGATGAACCCACCAGCGCCAGTGATGGAGATCCTCAGCTTCTCTGAAGGCCAGTAGAGCTCTCTTTCAAGCTCCTTGTATGTGTATGCACCATAATCACTACTTCCATTGGTGGTTGCAGCCATTCTagaaaacacacaaacacacaaatctaatcagaaaacataaaaagtgTGAATCTTTGTGATCTCACTGTTATCCAGCAACTTGGGAACAAGTCAGATCTCATgcaaagatatgatttttatctgataaattctataaaaaaattagatttttacaATCAGATAAACTCTAAAGCAAAAGGGTACACAAATCTAAGATTGGTGCATTGGATTCGAGGTGAATTACGCAAAGTTTTCTATATACACAGAACACACAATTGTTACAGAGATCCCAAATCTGAATATGAGTTGTTGTTTTAAGAACCCTAGATTTGATGAAAGATTAGATCTTTACCTGAGAGAGAGCTGGAGAATCTGAAGAGATaatgcagagagagagagagaggtgaagGATTTGAGCGGAGGAGGGAGAGGAGTTGTATATATACAAAAGCTTCACAAGAAGACGAGAGGCTTGGACACAGGAACACCGCtcgttttatttatttttctttccaactcctatttagttttgttttgtgttaCAAATATATccttaaaaaaaatgaaataattcgATGCTTTTTAATTTCCTTGTATTCTTGACATGAAtttaataatttctatttttttttcttttgtgtataATAAGACATTTCGCATTTTGATAAAGGACTCTAGTGACTAACATTAGTATATTCTTTAAGATGCTCGCTTTCGTTATTATCGTggcttaattttatttattcgtatttttttgaaactttttatttattcgTATTATTATATAGTCTATTTTTATCTGTATTTTAAatgcaaacatctatcttatattatttaatttgatgaaattaaaatatttgacttatatttgtaaaccgatttgattttgaatttattatgataaatttttaagttaaaactattaaattttgaaaatataataagtttaatctgtattttctaattattttagaCGATAAATTAACATTTAGGTAtactttcaataataataaatttaactcgttatttttaaaataagaatttaaaaaattcCTACAatactttttataataaaataaaaaatattaaaatttaaaggaaaataattaataaaatacaattttatttgtGATGATGTATTCATGagcaaattaatttaataaatatcttaaaaattcaGTTCTGTAAACTGTAAATCGCAGGCCTGCTACCTTGGATAGGTTCAGATCACATGCCTCTACTTCTGAACACAGAAGGTTCAAAATGGAAGAATTCTAAGCTTTTTAGATATGACAATAGATGGCGAATGCTCCCAGGATTAAAGGAAGTGATAGAGCAGGTCTGTACTCAAGAAGGAACAAACTTATCAAGAGgagatatatatgatattataaataagtGCCGATCAGCTCTATCCAAATGGAGGAGTGCACATAATACTAACTCTGGAAAACAAATCGCCAAGTTAAAACAAGATATCCAGAAAGCTTATGAAGCACCATATATTGATTATGTTCTCCTTGGTAAGCTAAAGGCTGAACTTCAGTTGCAATACAGATTAGAAGAAGAGTATTGGAGAACAAAAAGTAGAGTGCTATGGCTCCAAGCTGGAGACAAGAATACAAAGTTCTTTCactccaaaacaaaacaaagaaggAGCTATAATCGGATTGTGCACATTCAAGATGACCATGGGAGAGTTTACAAGGATATGAAAGACATTCATAGCCATATTGAAAGCTATTTTTGTCGACTTTACACTAGTAAAGGAATCAAGTTGAACTCTCAACTTATGGAAGGCATACCCAATACAGTCACTGACGATATTAACAGAAGCCTTACAAGACCAGTAACAGAGAAGGAAATCAAGGATGCCATCCTAGCCATGAACCCGGACAAGGCACCTGGGCCTGATGGCATGACGGCAGCATTTTATCGTCAGCACTGGAACGCCATTAAACCAGGTCTTCTCTCTTTTATTAACCATTTCTTTGAACATAATCATCTAGACCCTAAGCTAAACCAAACCCATATCTGCTTAATACCAAAAATAGAGAACCCAATAACCATCAAAGACTATAGACCCATAAGTTTAGCCAATGTAGCCTATAAAACTGTATCGAAGATCCTGGCAGAACGTCTAAAACCTTGGCTAAACTCTATAATATCTGAAAACCAGACTGCTTTTATACCTGA
It encodes:
- the LOC108855455 gene encoding GDP-mannose 3,5-epimerase, with the translated sequence MAATTNGSSDYGAYTYKELERELYWPSEKLRISITGAGGFIASHIARRLKHEGHYVIASDWKKNEHMTEDMFCDEFHLVDLRVMENCLKVTDGVDHVFNLAADMGGMGFIQSNHSVIMYNNTMISFNMIEAARINGIKRFFYASSACIYPEFKQLETTNVSLKESDAWPAEPQDAYGLEKLATEELCKHYNKDFGIECRIGRFHNIYGPFGTWKGGREKAPAAFCRKALTSTDRFEMWGDGLQTRSFTFIDECVEGVLRLTKSDFREPVNIGSDEMVSMNEMAEMVLSFEEKKLPIHHIPGPEGVRGRNSDNNLIKEKLGWAPTMRLKEGLRITYFWIKEQIEKEKAKGSDVTLYGSSKVVGTQAPVQLGSLRAADGKE